One window from the genome of Leptospira broomii serovar Hurstbridge str. 5399 encodes:
- a CDS encoding ribonuclease R family protein: MKKTKKKAVDTKPSKKKVTQPAVKKSAKGKPPVAASRRPSRKQGSSEKRQSKPQLEHIDLPELSPAEERKIKEAFKARIKGHSKKEKSKEERERDERISREGLVERKRMEARSKARAQGRIAAEKLVRKQEQQGHSQEIRKIEEEHLGQDKEDAHVRASKIEKKPKHEKSPDEKKSRHSSEVRDKKETVTNKSAESNPKHSSVERHADRPNGSHSKKESHIPGYDQKRFSRSSGTQDWERESEPSKKLLKYLRTKAGKVLSFHETLSRLGEKAGTKKKKFRKEKWEAQETKRSAEEYLSIFEKEGLIEIQGKNILVHPDQTLEGTISLSKKGDGFVKLTTGTEIFVPSQYTATAIQGDTVQILPTGMGRKGKLEGEVVSVLRRGRELYRMKVTEKSDKFIIGTFLDMDGEGKESFLPRKSLLQDIQDEIKLGDVLVVSLKEENNHERNLYEAHFVRFESDTKEDVDLLRMLMKYNFKIQYPDDVELDSLPEEVSETSVSDWGSRVDLRNLKCITIDGEYSKDFDDAISFEVEGKRIRFYVHIADVANYVEPGSPLDVEAYTRATSVYMGSRVVPMLPPELSENLCSLVADKNRLAFTVEMDADWQGNITHAKFYKSIIKVAERYTYNRAEKEILEGGPENWIGKMMSFANVLRERRLAEGRVDLNLKETKVITDNEHNIIEIATVERLKAHILIEEFMLSANIKVAEFIRKKKRPTLYRVHEPMDVEKLDSLNAFLNLNGINAQLKDTSYESIKNVLGVINGSHAERLFNISLLRSFMQAYYSGEQLGHWGLGFKDYCHFTSPIRRYPDLVCHRVLQSILLEEENLYNDEDIKIMSLHTSHEERKAADAERDYYKLKACRFLEKTGIQEFTATLTGFKSAVAFVDLDTPMVEAIIPALEFTDEGELILENDFSFYSKKYSKLFTLGEQLSVELDRIDFEEIRIYVKLKKFQKKG, from the coding sequence ATGAAGAAAACAAAGAAAAAAGCGGTAGATACAAAACCGTCTAAAAAGAAAGTCACACAGCCGGCAGTTAAAAAGAGCGCTAAAGGGAAACCACCAGTAGCAGCATCTCGTCGGCCGTCTCGAAAACAAGGTTCGTCCGAAAAAAGACAAAGCAAGCCGCAACTTGAACACATAGATCTTCCTGAATTATCCCCTGCGGAGGAGCGCAAAATTAAAGAAGCGTTCAAGGCACGAATCAAAGGTCATTCCAAGAAAGAAAAAAGTAAGGAAGAGCGGGAGCGTGACGAGAGAATTTCGCGCGAAGGTTTGGTGGAACGAAAGCGTATGGAGGCTCGAAGTAAAGCGAGAGCTCAGGGACGAATCGCGGCGGAAAAGCTCGTAAGGAAGCAAGAGCAGCAAGGTCATTCTCAAGAAATTCGGAAAATAGAAGAAGAACATCTCGGGCAAGATAAAGAGGATGCGCATGTTAGGGCTTCCAAAATCGAGAAGAAGCCCAAGCATGAGAAATCGCCCGATGAGAAAAAATCCCGCCATAGTTCGGAAGTTCGAGATAAAAAAGAAACCGTAACGAATAAGTCGGCGGAATCAAATCCGAAGCATAGCAGTGTCGAACGTCATGCAGACCGGCCGAACGGATCTCATTCTAAAAAAGAAAGTCACATTCCGGGATACGATCAAAAGCGGTTCAGTCGCAGTTCCGGGACTCAAGATTGGGAAAGAGAAAGCGAGCCTAGTAAAAAATTACTAAAATACCTTCGCACAAAGGCGGGGAAGGTGCTTTCCTTCCATGAAACATTGTCTCGGTTAGGGGAAAAAGCCGGAACCAAAAAGAAAAAATTCAGAAAAGAAAAATGGGAAGCACAAGAGACAAAACGCTCCGCAGAAGAATATCTAAGTATATTTGAAAAAGAGGGGCTAATCGAAATTCAGGGCAAAAACATACTCGTGCATCCCGATCAGACATTAGAGGGAACCATCTCGCTAAGCAAAAAGGGGGACGGTTTCGTGAAACTGACTACCGGAACGGAAATTTTCGTTCCTTCGCAGTACACGGCAACTGCGATTCAAGGAGACACCGTTCAAATTTTACCTACCGGAATGGGTAGGAAGGGAAAATTGGAAGGCGAGGTGGTGTCGGTCCTTCGAAGAGGAAGAGAACTCTATAGGATGAAGGTCACGGAAAAATCCGATAAATTCATAATCGGAACTTTCTTAGACATGGATGGAGAAGGAAAGGAATCATTTCTACCTCGAAAGAGCTTATTACAAGACATTCAAGATGAAATCAAACTCGGTGACGTTCTCGTAGTTAGCTTAAAGGAAGAAAATAATCACGAAAGAAATCTTTACGAAGCTCACTTCGTTCGTTTTGAATCGGATACGAAAGAAGACGTGGATTTGCTGCGGATGCTGATGAAGTATAATTTCAAAATTCAATATCCCGACGATGTCGAGTTGGATTCTCTTCCAGAAGAAGTAAGCGAGACCTCGGTCTCGGATTGGGGTTCCCGAGTAGATTTACGAAATTTGAAATGTATTACTATCGACGGCGAATATTCCAAAGATTTCGACGATGCGATTTCTTTCGAAGTAGAAGGAAAACGAATTCGATTTTATGTGCACATCGCGGACGTAGCGAATTATGTTGAACCGGGTTCGCCATTGGATGTAGAGGCATACACTCGCGCTACCTCCGTATATATGGGAAGTAGAGTCGTGCCAATGCTTCCTCCGGAGCTGTCCGAAAATCTTTGTAGTTTGGTCGCTGATAAGAACAGACTTGCCTTTACGGTTGAAATGGACGCGGATTGGCAAGGAAACATTACGCACGCTAAATTTTACAAATCGATAATTAAAGTCGCTGAAAGATATACATACAATCGTGCCGAAAAGGAGATCCTGGAAGGCGGCCCGGAAAATTGGATCGGAAAAATGATGAGTTTCGCAAATGTTCTTCGCGAAAGGAGACTCGCCGAAGGCAGGGTGGACTTGAATCTGAAGGAAACGAAAGTAATCACTGATAACGAGCATAATATTATAGAAATTGCAACCGTAGAAAGGTTAAAGGCACATATTCTCATCGAGGAATTTATGCTTTCTGCAAACATTAAGGTGGCCGAATTCATACGAAAAAAGAAACGTCCCACGCTCTACCGAGTGCATGAGCCGATGGATGTGGAGAAGCTCGATAGTTTGAACGCCTTTCTTAATTTGAACGGAATTAACGCTCAATTAAAAGATACTAGCTACGAATCGATCAAAAACGTTTTAGGCGTTATTAACGGTAGTCATGCCGAACGCTTGTTCAATATTTCTTTGCTAAGAAGTTTTATGCAGGCTTATTACTCCGGAGAACAGCTTGGGCATTGGGGACTTGGATTCAAAGACTATTGCCATTTTACTTCGCCGATTCGGAGATATCCCGATTTGGTTTGTCACCGAGTTTTACAAAGTATTCTTCTGGAGGAGGAAAATTTGTATAACGACGAAGATATTAAAATTATGAGCCTTCATACTTCCCATGAAGAGCGTAAGGCTGCAGATGCCGAAAGGGACTACTATAAACTAAAAGCATGTCGCTTTTTGGAAAAAACCGGAATTCAAGAATTTACTGCAACTCTTACAGGGTTCAAGTCGGCGGTCGCATTTGTCGATTTGGATACACCGATGGTCGAAGCAATTATTCCGGCCTTGGAATTTACGGATGAAGGCGAATTGATATTAGAAAACGACTTCTCTTTCTATTCAAAAAAATATTCAAAACTATTCACTCTTGGCGAACAGCTTTCGGTAGAATTGGACCGAATTGATTTTGAAGAAATTAGAATCTACGTTAAGTTAAAAAAATTCCAAAAGAAAGGGTAG
- a CDS encoding KpsF/GutQ family sugar-phosphate isomerase: MGETLDKVKKALDIEIESIQYFRENLDSNVEKAVELIYFAKGKVVVTGVGKSGDVGKKIASTLSSTGTPSFFLHPSDAAHGDAGIVAKGDVVLAIGKSGESEELLNLLPTIKNLGATLISLTANPQSRLAQDSDLVVLTPVLKEACPLELAPTSSTTIALMLGDAIAMALMEMRNFQKEDFALYHPAGRLGKRLSLKVDDVMRKGEKIAKVLPDTQLETILSEITAKLLGATAVVDGKETLLGFITDYDIRKLLKDGKFHKESKASDIMNSKPSSFESGTMAYDVLQSMERRERPISVAPIVSTDGKLLGIVSIHDLLQKGL; the protein is encoded by the coding sequence TTGGGCGAAACACTAGACAAAGTTAAAAAAGCCTTAGACATAGAAATCGAATCGATTCAATATTTCAGAGAAAATCTGGATTCGAATGTGGAAAAAGCAGTCGAGTTAATTTATTTTGCGAAAGGCAAGGTAGTAGTTACGGGTGTAGGAAAATCGGGGGACGTCGGGAAGAAAATTGCCTCCACTCTTTCTTCGACCGGAACTCCTTCCTTCTTTTTACATCCATCCGATGCCGCACATGGCGATGCGGGAATTGTCGCTAAAGGAGATGTGGTACTGGCGATCGGAAAAAGCGGTGAAAGCGAAGAACTCCTGAACTTATTACCTACCATTAAGAACTTAGGCGCGACATTGATTAGTTTAACGGCAAACCCTCAATCAAGATTAGCTCAAGACAGCGATCTAGTCGTTTTGACTCCCGTCTTGAAAGAAGCATGTCCTCTAGAACTCGCTCCCACTTCCAGTACCACTATAGCACTCATGCTCGGGGATGCGATAGCGATGGCATTAATGGAAATGAGGAACTTTCAGAAAGAGGATTTTGCCTTATACCATCCGGCAGGGAGACTTGGAAAAAGGTTATCTCTAAAAGTCGACGACGTTATGAGAAAAGGCGAAAAAATCGCGAAAGTTCTTCCTGATACTCAACTGGAAACGATTCTTTCCGAAATTACGGCCAAACTCTTAGGAGCAACCGCCGTCGTGGATGGTAAGGAAACTTTACTCGGATTTATTACCGACTATGATATTCGCAAACTTTTGAAAGACGGAAAATTCCATAAGGAATCCAAGGCTTCGGATATAATGAATTCTAAACCTTCTTCTTTTGAAAGCGGTACTATGGCCTATGATGTCCTTCAGTCGATGGAACGTCGGGAAAGACCGATATCCGTTGCTCCTATCGTTTCAACTGATGGAAAACTTTTAGGAATCGTATCGATTCACGATCTATTACAAAAAGGATTATGA
- the tsaB gene encoding tRNA (adenosine(37)-N6)-threonylcarbamoyltransferase complex dimerization subunit type 1 TsaB: MKKILFFDATNRWILVESYLLSPEGELIIVQKYQGLHHRESSQRLVREIKICLEESGWNSPDLIVTATGPGSFTGIRISVSTARNLAQIWKIPALGFDSLDVYSAHYFQESGTTAIVAIEAKQSKIYFALRDQSGFWGSIDVLPAEIAEVIPEDRLSSYLTGIRYSDCPDFYIGENMENILPSSEALLRERTEEIKRAVSEPEEFSFLRLVPNYIRGTYADDKHKVFFK, encoded by the coding sequence ATGAAGAAGATCCTTTTCTTTGATGCGACAAATCGTTGGATATTGGTTGAATCTTATCTTCTGTCTCCCGAAGGTGAATTGATAATAGTACAGAAATACCAAGGACTTCATCACAGGGAATCCTCGCAGCGATTGGTAAGGGAGATAAAAATATGTCTGGAAGAATCCGGATGGAATTCACCGGATCTTATCGTAACTGCGACAGGACCCGGATCGTTTACGGGGATTAGAATTTCGGTGTCAACGGCCAGGAATCTTGCTCAAATTTGGAAAATTCCCGCACTAGGTTTCGACAGTTTGGACGTATATTCCGCTCATTATTTCCAAGAAAGCGGAACGACGGCAATTGTTGCGATCGAGGCCAAGCAAAGTAAGATCTATTTTGCCCTAAGAGATCAAAGCGGTTTCTGGGGAAGCATCGACGTGCTTCCCGCTGAAATTGCCGAAGTCATCCCCGAGGATAGATTATCATCGTATTTAACGGGGATCCGTTACTCGGATTGTCCCGATTTTTATATCGGAGAGAACATGGAGAATATTCTCCCTTCTTCAGAAGCTCTCCTTCGTGAAAGAACTGAAGAAATAAAAAGAGCGGTTTCTGAGCCGGAAGAATTTTCGTTTCTCCGCCTTGTTCCCAATTATATCCGCGGAACGTACGCGGACGACAAACATAAGGTATTTTTTAAATGA
- a CDS encoding UpxY family transcription antiterminator has translation MTDPDKSWYAIYTFSRSEKKLANELEKKGIESFLPLIPVKKVWSDRIKTIYQPVFASYVFAKIDLNTEKIRVLQTPGAHHLLSVAGVPLPVPEEDVNLVRIFVNQFPERLQIKNEEKMEPGNKVLITNGPFKGYRAIVLRKVNSVTVKVTIAGIQSSVAIDIDPESIEIEEENKIGRNTRQS, from the coding sequence ATGACTGATCCAGACAAATCGTGGTATGCCATCTATACTTTTTCTCGCTCGGAAAAGAAACTCGCAAATGAGTTGGAGAAAAAAGGAATAGAAAGCTTTTTACCTTTAATTCCGGTAAAGAAAGTTTGGTCGGATAGGATAAAGACAATTTATCAACCTGTATTTGCTTCTTACGTTTTCGCAAAGATCGATTTAAATACGGAAAAGATTCGAGTGCTTCAAACTCCCGGTGCACATCACTTACTTTCGGTGGCTGGAGTTCCTTTACCGGTTCCCGAAGAAGATGTAAATCTCGTTAGAATATTTGTGAACCAATTTCCGGAACGTTTACAAATAAAAAATGAAGAGAAAATGGAGCCTGGAAACAAAGTACTAATTACGAACGGACCTTTCAAGGGGTACCGAGCGATTGTATTACGAAAGGTTAATTCTGTTACGGTCAAGGTAACGATTGCAGGAATTCAATCCAGCGTCGCAATCGATATTGATCCGGAGTCCATTGAAATTGAAGAGGAGAATAAAATTGGGCGAAACACTAGACAAAGTTAA
- a CDS encoding type I 3-dehydroquinate dehydratase yields the protein MVNPEKIFIILTLDEEEFFNLKELPAADFLEIRLDLFQNSKDKAAAISEAIEGLNAHTILTYRQPEDSSLKAKSIWTQEDVAPLLKNLNNGKHYLDLELDKDNSIFANVDEADFGIVQSIHSFTGIMGLEELEFYFRTVAEESLGAKHTGLPFDRILKIAVMPNSESDVEAFRNSSLKISQLVQKQSPRLGYCSIMMGERGQKDRIFPERLGSRFTYTCLGEPKAPGQINLKTLLFERNEKS from the coding sequence ATGGTGAATCCCGAAAAAATCTTCATCATTCTCACGCTCGACGAAGAAGAGTTTTTCAATTTAAAGGAACTCCCCGCTGCCGACTTTCTTGAGATTCGTTTGGATCTATTTCAAAATTCAAAAGACAAGGCAGCGGCAATTTCCGAAGCCATTGAGGGATTAAATGCGCACACAATACTCACATATCGTCAGCCGGAAGATTCGAGCTTAAAGGCGAAATCTATTTGGACTCAAGAAGACGTGGCCCCCCTTTTGAAAAATTTAAATAATGGAAAACATTACCTTGATTTGGAATTAGATAAGGATAATTCGATTTTTGCAAACGTAGATGAAGCCGATTTCGGAATCGTTCAATCAATTCATTCTTTCACCGGTATCATGGGACTGGAAGAGCTGGAATTTTACTTTCGAACGGTAGCGGAGGAATCTTTAGGGGCAAAACATACGGGCCTCCCTTTCGATCGAATCTTAAAAATCGCAGTTATGCCAAATTCGGAATCCGATGTCGAAGCATTCAGAAATTCCAGTTTAAAAATATCGCAACTTGTACAAAAGCAAAGCCCGCGTCTGGGTTATTGCAGTATCATGATGGGAGAGCGCGGGCAGAAAGATAGAATATTTCCAGAAAGACTAGGTTCTCGTTTCACGTACACATGTTTAGGAGAACCTAAAGCGCCGGGACAAATTAATTTAAAAACCCTTCTATTCGAAAGAAATGAAAAATCTTAA
- a CDS encoding GMC family oxidoreductase N-terminal domain-containing protein translates to MGGIPAANDHILTPNKHADFLNRQGIKDGVWKVKTEVVIIGSGAGGAVAAATLAKAGWKVLLIEEGSYFTPAKFSGDEFISQARLYRDAGFIVTEEQTISILQGKTLGGSTTVNWQTSLYPPNYVTDEWDKRFGLKGYGREEMNDIISEVHDRVGVHEVPGNLINANNSILMKGGKALGLHPEVLKNNNRGCIGLGRCGLGCPINAKQSTFLTWIPDAIEAGATVVPNMRAQSIKDGAIKTVIAEFSPDAYEKAPDNVIQKMIIEASVVILSAGAIEGPALLQRSGLGNDWVGRNLKLHPTSTNFALFDEKINMFSGPPQSAVIKDGHNQNGTGYGFWLEVAPFRPTLASSLVPFYGKNQFDILKKYPHMNAGIVLVRDGADGEANASVKWSLGRRKVYFELTPTDGKNLLKGIKMLAEVQAAAGAKAIVFPFPDIQEPVPVEKSSKFNWVLEKSIEPGRLSVGSAHPHGSIQAADSPEKGAVDQNFELYGHKNIFVMDASVYPTGLSVNPQITTMSVNLRAARALASRKSEILGNN, encoded by the coding sequence ATGGGCGGAATTCCAGCGGCAAACGATCACATTCTTACTCCGAATAAACACGCAGATTTCTTAAACCGGCAAGGTATTAAAGACGGAGTTTGGAAAGTAAAAACAGAAGTAGTAATCATAGGTTCCGGAGCGGGAGGCGCCGTAGCAGCGGCTACGTTGGCTAAAGCGGGCTGGAAAGTTTTGTTAATTGAAGAGGGCTCGTATTTCACTCCGGCAAAATTTTCGGGAGATGAATTTATTTCGCAAGCGCGGTTGTATAGGGATGCGGGCTTTATAGTTACCGAAGAGCAAACGATTTCTATATTACAAGGAAAGACTTTGGGTGGGTCAACCACCGTGAATTGGCAGACTTCGCTTTATCCGCCGAATTATGTTACGGACGAATGGGACAAGCGATTCGGATTAAAAGGATACGGTCGCGAGGAGATGAATGATATCATTTCCGAAGTACACGATCGAGTCGGTGTACACGAGGTCCCCGGAAACCTGATAAATGCAAACAATAGTATTTTAATGAAGGGTGGTAAAGCCTTAGGATTGCATCCGGAAGTTTTAAAAAACAATAATAGAGGGTGCATAGGCTTGGGTCGATGCGGGTTAGGTTGCCCGATTAACGCTAAACAATCCACTTTTTTAACCTGGATTCCGGATGCAATCGAAGCCGGCGCAACCGTCGTTCCGAATATGAGAGCGCAATCCATTAAGGACGGAGCAATCAAAACAGTCATTGCTGAATTTTCCCCGGATGCTTACGAGAAGGCGCCGGACAACGTAATTCAAAAAATGATAATAGAAGCATCGGTAGTTATTCTGAGCGCCGGGGCGATCGAAGGTCCCGCGCTGTTGCAAAGGTCCGGTTTAGGGAACGATTGGGTTGGTCGGAATCTTAAACTTCATCCGACGAGTACGAACTTTGCTTTATTTGACGAGAAAATCAATATGTTCTCCGGGCCTCCGCAATCGGCAGTTATTAAAGACGGTCATAACCAAAATGGGACCGGTTATGGATTTTGGCTTGAGGTAGCTCCTTTTCGGCCGACTCTTGCAAGCTCGCTAGTACCGTTTTATGGTAAAAACCAATTCGATATACTTAAAAAGTACCCTCATATGAATGCAGGCATCGTCCTCGTACGAGACGGTGCCGACGGTGAAGCAAATGCCTCCGTAAAATGGTCTTTAGGTAGAAGGAAGGTTTATTTCGAACTTACACCTACGGACGGAAAGAACCTTCTGAAAGGCATAAAAATGTTGGCAGAGGTTCAAGCAGCGGCAGGGGCAAAAGCGATCGTCTTCCCATTCCCGGATATTCAGGAGCCTGTTCCTGTCGAAAAAAGTAGCAAATTTAACTGGGTCTTGGAAAAGAGCATCGAACCGGGTCGCCTTTCGGTAGGTTCAGCACACCCGCATGGATCAATTCAGGCGGCTGATTCTCCTGAAAAAGGTGCGGTCGATCAGAATTTCGAGCTCTATGGACATAAAAACATCTTCGTAATGGATGCTTCTGTCTATCCGACAGGGCTTTCCGTAAATCCTCAAATAACTACGATGAGCGTCAATTTGCGAGCAGCCAGAGCCTTGGCCTCACGCAAGTCGGAAATTTTGGGAAATAATTAA
- a CDS encoding Hsp33 family molecular chaperone HslO: MENRDSYVYGILPDVHFRYSVAEISYAVTAASHLHGIDDTGTELLGRTMLAAFFLADLVKEETKVSVQIRFYDDSQIHSVLAYSTRDGRMKATLRYRPEEDIEKDQISEENLGILKVFRWRNGECIYQSIVPFRNVSFETNIENYLRDSEQVPSFLIAYFKQDGLHWNVRGILLQALPEAKSEHVEAVREWAGVIEEKKFEYLGTDLKQCLSLLGKLGSTEVQLLEEGQPQYKCDCSEQKIKELIQTLGKEEAMDIAEEQGQIEVTCEFCNSIYRFPKDQVLELF; encoded by the coding sequence ATGGAAAATAGAGACTCTTACGTTTATGGAATTTTACCGGACGTTCATTTCCGCTATTCTGTGGCGGAAATTTCTTATGCAGTCACGGCCGCGTCACATCTTCATGGAATTGACGACACCGGTACGGAGCTTCTAGGTCGGACGATGCTTGCTGCGTTTTTCCTTGCGGACCTTGTAAAAGAAGAAACCAAAGTAAGTGTTCAGATTCGATTCTACGACGATTCTCAAATTCATTCAGTGTTGGCATATAGCACTCGTGATGGAAGAATGAAGGCGACTCTTCGTTATCGACCGGAAGAAGATATAGAAAAAGATCAAATTTCCGAAGAGAACTTGGGCATACTAAAGGTCTTTCGTTGGAGAAACGGCGAATGCATTTACCAATCGATCGTTCCGTTTCGTAACGTCAGTTTTGAAACGAATATCGAGAATTATCTTCGGGATTCGGAACAGGTACCGTCGTTTTTAATCGCATATTTCAAACAAGACGGATTGCATTGGAATGTACGAGGAATTCTTTTACAAGCGCTACCTGAAGCAAAATCGGAACATGTCGAGGCGGTTCGAGAATGGGCCGGCGTTATTGAAGAGAAGAAATTCGAATATTTAGGTACAGATTTAAAACAATGTCTGTCTCTTCTCGGTAAACTCGGAAGTACTGAAGTTCAACTTTTAGAAGAAGGGCAACCGCAATACAAATGCGATTGTTCGGAACAAAAAATTAAAGAACTGATTCAGACCCTAGGAAAGGAAGAAGCTATGGATATCGCCGAAGAGCAAGGTCAAATAGAAGTCACTTGCGAATTTTGTAATTCTATCTATCGCTTTCCAAAGGACCAAGTCCTGGAGCTCTTTTAA
- a CDS encoding tetratricopeptide repeat protein: protein MSDRFFLHSRRASIFNLTPRYSIFRSLVYCSLFIASISLFADLKEGKKAYSRKDYTEALKQFQKYNDNNPSSGEAWMYMGYIYESRKDYSKSIQAFKKAVSLSLPKKDVINCYTKIILYYNYHREYGEVITYASRLLKIAPDLNHIQKMKTAAEERYSGSGRPARPVVHEESDEQESVASLEKKLRQDPNNKNLKWQLSLAYYNEKEFGKSEIILSNLVKEEPENVEYGYKYGALLVRIAKYDEALTTLNRIESKIPPEREKLLYFTHLTQAAAFHKKRNFEEATKYYRKAYANKQTVLPLIGLTKIKWQVKDCENAIKTAEKALEFGEKTREIKMYIGLCKIQEGKKDEGYEILKEIATLIEKENPNLQNLPEVYNDGILKLARYYTNAGQYNKALRYFRSVEPDEEEEREYRFYLGKAYFYTGSPEKAITLLEKIENSSNAYFLLAKCHARLGNLDKVMANIKKAAELNQSFWSSAEKEKEFKKFEEDDTFKKFLDTRAGTRVADPPSAQLNHQSRNLEPEVESD, encoded by the coding sequence ATGTCCGATCGGTTTTTCCTCCATTCGCGACGAGCTTCAATCTTTAATTTAACTCCGAGGTATTCTATCTTTCGGAGCCTGGTTTACTGTTCTCTGTTTATCGCATCTATTTCCCTTTTTGCAGATTTAAAGGAAGGGAAAAAGGCCTATTCCCGAAAGGATTATACGGAAGCGCTTAAGCAATTTCAAAAGTACAACGATAACAATCCGAGCTCGGGCGAAGCCTGGATGTATATGGGCTATATATATGAGAGCAGAAAAGATTATTCGAAGTCAATTCAAGCTTTCAAAAAGGCTGTTTCGTTAAGTCTTCCGAAGAAGGACGTCATTAATTGTTATACGAAAATAATCCTCTATTATAATTATCATCGGGAGTACGGGGAGGTCATCACGTACGCGAGTCGTCTTTTAAAGATCGCGCCCGATTTAAATCATATTCAAAAAATGAAGACCGCTGCCGAAGAAAGATATTCCGGCAGCGGACGTCCTGCCCGACCGGTTGTTCATGAAGAAAGTGACGAGCAGGAAAGCGTTGCCTCTCTAGAAAAAAAGCTTCGTCAGGATCCAAATAATAAAAATCTTAAATGGCAGCTATCCCTCGCATACTATAATGAAAAAGAATTCGGTAAATCGGAGATTATACTTTCCAATCTGGTAAAAGAAGAACCTGAAAACGTAGAATACGGATATAAGTACGGCGCCCTATTAGTCAGGATCGCCAAATACGACGAAGCGTTGACTACGTTAAACAGAATAGAGTCGAAGATTCCTCCGGAGCGGGAAAAATTACTTTATTTTACTCATTTGACTCAAGCGGCAGCATTTCATAAAAAAAGAAATTTTGAAGAGGCGACGAAATACTATCGGAAAGCCTATGCAAATAAACAAACCGTACTACCTCTGATCGGACTTACGAAAATAAAGTGGCAGGTTAAAGATTGCGAAAACGCAATTAAGACGGCCGAGAAAGCTCTTGAATTCGGTGAGAAAACAAGAGAAATAAAAATGTATATAGGACTCTGCAAGATTCAAGAGGGAAAAAAAGACGAGGGATACGAGATCTTAAAGGAAATCGCTACTTTGATCGAAAAGGAAAACCCGAATCTTCAGAATCTACCCGAAGTGTACAATGACGGAATTCTAAAATTGGCTAGATATTATACAAATGCGGGACAATACAATAAAGCTTTGCGTTACTTCCGCTCCGTCGAACCGGACGAAGAAGAAGAAAGAGAATATAGATTCTACTTAGGGAAAGCGTATTTTTATACAGGTTCGCCTGAAAAGGCGATTACCCTTTTGGAGAAAATAGAGAATTCTTCAAATGCCTATTTTCTCTTAGCAAAATGCCATGCCCGCTTAGGAAACCTTGATAAAGTAATGGCAAACATAAAAAAAGCCGCGGAACTAAATCAATCTTTCTGGAGTTCCGCGGAAAAAGAGAAAGAATTCAAAAAATTCGAGGAAGACGATACTTTTAAGAAATTTTTGGATACGAGAGCGGGAACTCGAGTAGCCGATCCGCCAAGCGCTCAGTTAAATCATCAGAGTCGAAACTTGGAACCCGAAGTCGAGTCAGACTGA
- the tsaE gene encoding tRNA (adenosine(37)-N6)-threonylcarbamoyltransferase complex ATPase subunit type 1 TsaE: MRKEYDNISLDALNIPARSLAKSIGTVWKLGKHPVVLLSGKMGSGKTTFVSYFVRNLCKEFGTDVESLSIFVNSPTYAFLNEYPLPIFQNAIGEFLSIYHFDLFRLSDEIEADDLGFYDYWGRRGICLVEWWERARENFISLPFGIQIKIEENTEETRNLSIEWNGSGWKQFEPELHLILKEEKEEVG; this comes from the coding sequence ATGCGTAAGGAATACGATAATATAAGTCTTGATGCTTTAAATATCCCCGCCCGTAGTCTTGCAAAATCTATCGGAACGGTGTGGAAGCTTGGAAAACATCCCGTTGTTCTATTATCCGGGAAAATGGGTTCAGGAAAGACGACCTTCGTATCATACTTTGTGCGTAATCTTTGCAAAGAGTTCGGTACTGACGTCGAATCATTATCAATATTCGTAAACTCTCCAACTTACGCTTTTTTGAACGAATATCCGTTGCCTATATTTCAAAATGCTATAGGTGAATTCTTAAGCATTTATCATTTCGATTTATTTCGATTATCGGACGAGATAGAAGCGGATGATTTGGGATTTTACGACTACTGGGGACGCCGGGGAATTTGTTTGGTTGAATGGTGGGAGCGAGCCAGGGAGAATTTCATCTCGCTTCCTTTCGGAATTCAAATTAAGATAGAGGAAAACACGGAAGAGACTCGTAATCTTAGCATCGAATGGAACGGTAGCGGCTGGAAACAGTTCGAACCCGAGTTACATCTTATTTTGAAAGAAGAAAAAGAGGAAGTGGGATGA